In Acetoanaerobium noterae, the following are encoded in one genomic region:
- a CDS encoding ABC transporter substrate-binding protein — MKSKKKLISIVASLFLVVSLAGCSQSQPAPEATPQPEPEQVEVQKETMKIAALKGPTGMGMVQLMENDELGESAIDYDISLLESPDDIVGKVISKEIDIAAVPTNLALTLYNKTQGEVQLLAVNTLGVVYVLENGQEVNSIADLKGKTMAASGKGATPDFVMQYILKQNGMEQDKDVMVDFTLQHADLAAAMASGDVKLGMLPQPHVTTAMMKNPDLRIALDITAEYKAASGTDLDLPMGCIIVQKGFANEHKELVQQFMDEYKDSVDFVNNESEKAATLMEKHKILPNAAVALKAIPYSNIVYIEGVDAKDSLASYYQILFDFEPKSIGGKLADDGFYYQN, encoded by the coding sequence ATGAAAAGCAAGAAAAAATTAATTTCAATTGTAGCTTCATTATTTTTAGTAGTTTCTTTAGCTGGATGCAGTCAAAGCCAGCCAGCACCTGAGGCTACACCACAGCCAGAGCCTGAACAAGTCGAGGTTCAAAAAGAAACTATGAAAATAGCAGCGCTAAAAGGGCCTACTGGTATGGGAATGGTACAGCTGATGGAAAATGATGAGCTAGGAGAATCTGCGATTGATTACGATATCAGTTTACTAGAAAGCCCTGATGATATAGTGGGAAAAGTTATAAGCAAGGAAATAGATATTGCAGCTGTTCCTACGAATTTAGCACTTACTTTATATAATAAAACTCAAGGAGAAGTACAGCTTCTTGCAGTAAACACTCTTGGTGTTGTATATGTACTTGAAAATGGACAAGAAGTAAATTCTATAGCTGACCTTAAAGGAAAGACTATGGCGGCAAGTGGAAAGGGAGCTACTCCTGATTTCGTAATGCAGTACATATTAAAACAAAATGGTATGGAGCAAGATAAAGATGTAATGGTAGATTTTACACTTCAGCATGCTGATTTAGCTGCGGCAATGGCATCTGGAGATGTGAAGCTAGGTATGCTTCCTCAGCCTCATGTTACTACAGCAATGATGAAAAATCCTGATTTGAGAATAGCCCTTGATATTACAGCTGAATATAAAGCAGCATCAGGAACAGACTTGGATCTTCCTATGGGCTGCATTATAGTTCAAAAAGGATTTGCAAATGAGCATAAAGAGTTAGTTCAGCAGTTTATGGATGAATACAAAGATTCTGTAGATTTTGTAAATAACGAGTCAGAAAAAGCGGCAACCTTGATGGAAAAGCATAAAATCCTGCCAAATGCAGCAGTTGCTCTAAAAGCTATTCCTTATTCTAATATAGTATATATTGAAGGAGTGGATGCAAAGGATTCTCTTGCTTCTTACTATCAGATACTGTTCGATTTTGAACCTAAGTCCATTGGAGGGAAATTAGCTGATGATGGATTCTATTATCAAAACTAA
- a CDS encoding ABC transporter ATP-binding protein, with protein sequence MIALTNINISYGNLKVLENFSISLEKGKVHCIFGASGCGKTTLLNALTGINKIELGEKLNLDNKKFSYVFQEDRLLPWATALENVLFVLRDRYCDEEAKQIAEKYLNIVGLGKFINAYPSELSGGMQRRVSFARALSYSGEVFILDEPFKGLDFKLKTELINYLLESDIKENSYIVFVTHDMQEALSFSDYIYMVDGPPLKIMEKIETHKNK encoded by the coding sequence ATGATAGCTCTTACTAACATCAATATAAGCTACGGGAATCTAAAAGTACTTGAGAATTTTTCTATCTCGCTCGAAAAAGGCAAGGTTCACTGCATATTTGGAGCTTCTGGCTGTGGAAAAACAACTCTTTTAAATGCTCTTACTGGTATAAATAAGATTGAATTAGGCGAGAAACTCAACCTTGATAATAAAAAATTCTCATATGTGTTTCAAGAAGACAGGTTACTTCCTTGGGCTACAGCTTTAGAAAATGTATTGTTTGTGCTAAGGGACAGGTACTGCGATGAAGAAGCAAAACAAATTGCAGAAAAATATCTAAATATAGTAGGTCTAGGAAAATTTATTAATGCTTATCCAAGTGAGCTATCTGGAGGAATGCAAAGAAGAGTGAGCTTTGCAAGAGCGCTTTCTTATAGTGGAGAGGTATTTATTTTAGATGAGCCATTTAAAGGGCTAGATTTTAAATTAAAAACTGAGCTTATAAATTACTTGCTAGAATCGGATATAAAAGAAAACTCATATATTGTCTTCGTAACTCACGATATGCAAGAAGCTCTTAGTTTTTCTGATTACATCTATATGGTGGATGGACCACCTCTTAAAATAATGGAAAAAATTGAAACCCATAAGAACAAATAG
- a CDS encoding sensor domain-containing diguanylate cyclase, giving the protein MTLDIYNVLIGIISAAVFQFVIFAVHIRDYKKEKFLLIWLLGTGFVIAGFFSSFLARNEDIQAYVIMVHNLLLILGQGLYYISLKKYFKPKDMIKNYRLDLGLVIFFLTIFSVFSQNITIRMISNSLVLLLFSLFSLRLLNQNRSEDIRRGSNLFIISNWINIVFWTYRILAVYFVLPKFPRLYEMIIVMSYLSSLMLCVLGSLGLIFLINQRLTSMLEKEKLKFMTIIETSPDSVVVTNLSDGKIVIANNNFMKKMQYSMEELLDETTVSIKIWKDQCSRDNFLNAIKNSENIEKYEDYLYAKDGSKFLGCISANKMSIDGEEYIISIIRDVTKVRETEKKLLESERKYKELAEQLKLEKEIAEKNSLTDGLTGLANRRYLEDRIFYEFARMKRTWMELSIIMIDVDYFKLYNDTYGHMQGDECLKIVANELNNSVKRATDLVARYGGEEFVVLLPNTGKEEAHMMATSMKKNIEDLKITHELSDVSSYVTVSVGVATFNRDTKLPCNMLIQQADEALYLAKDYGRNQVVAANL; this is encoded by the coding sequence ATGACATTAGATATATATAATGTGCTGATAGGTATAATTTCGGCAGCAGTATTTCAATTTGTGATTTTTGCTGTTCATATAAGAGATTATAAAAAAGAAAAGTTTTTATTGATTTGGCTACTTGGTACAGGGTTTGTTATCGCAGGTTTTTTTTCGAGTTTTTTGGCGAGAAATGAAGATATACAAGCCTATGTTATTATGGTGCATAATTTACTTTTGATTTTAGGTCAAGGGCTTTACTATATATCTCTTAAAAAATATTTTAAACCAAAAGATATGATTAAAAATTATCGATTGGATTTAGGATTAGTTATATTTTTTCTAACTATTTTTTCAGTGTTTTCTCAAAATATCACAATAAGAATGATCAGCAATTCGCTAGTATTGCTACTATTTTCTTTATTTTCTTTACGTTTACTTAATCAAAATAGATCAGAGGATATAAGAAGAGGTTCTAATCTTTTTATAATTTCAAATTGGATTAATATTGTATTTTGGACTTATAGGATTTTGGCTGTATATTTTGTTTTGCCAAAATTTCCAAGACTATATGAAATGATTATAGTTATGAGCTATTTGTCTAGCTTAATGCTATGTGTTCTAGGAAGCTTGGGATTGATTTTTCTTATAAACCAAAGACTAACTTCTATGTTAGAAAAAGAAAAGTTAAAATTTATGACTATAATAGAAACTAGTCCAGATTCTGTCGTTGTTACTAATCTAAGCGACGGGAAAATTGTTATAGCGAATAATAATTTTATGAAAAAAATGCAGTATTCTATGGAAGAGCTTTTAGATGAGACTACTGTATCTATAAAAATATGGAAAGACCAATGTTCAAGAGACAATTTTCTAAATGCCATAAAAAATAGCGAAAACATAGAAAAATATGAAGACTATTTATATGCTAAGGATGGTAGTAAATTTCTTGGATGTATTTCAGCCAACAAAATGAGTATTGATGGAGAGGAATATATAATATCTATTATCCGAGATGTCACAAAGGTAAGAGAAACAGAGAAAAAGCTTTTGGAAAGCGAAAGAAAATATAAAGAATTAGCAGAGCAGTTGAAGCTCGAAAAAGAAATAGCGGAGAAGAATTCTTTGACTGATGGACTTACAGGACTAGCTAATAGAAGGTATTTAGAGGATAGGATTTTCTATGAATTTGCAAGGATGAAAAGAACTTGGATGGAGCTATCCATCATAATGATAGATGTAGATTACTTTAAACTATATAACGATACCTATGGTCATATGCAAGGTGATGAATGCTTAAAAATTGTTGCGAATGAACTTAATAACAGCGTTAAAAGAGCTACGGATTTGGTTGCGAGATATGGAGGAGAAGAATTTGTAGTGCTGCTTCCAAACACAGGCAAAGAAGAAGCGCATATGATGGCAACTAGCATGAAAAAAAATATTGAGGATCTAAAAATAACACATGAGCTTTCGGATGTTTCTAGCTATGTAACTGTAAGCGTAGGAGTAGCAACGTTTAATAGAGATACAAAGTTGCCATGCAATATGCTAATACAGCAGGCTGACGAAGCCTTATATCTTGCAAAGGATTATGGAAGAAACCAGGTTGTTGCAGCAAATTTGTAA
- a CDS encoding diguanylate cyclase: MNFDVYSATIGITIAIVFQFIALIFHVKMHKKEQFIMWWVLGMGLSVVGLLTIYLRTFPSLNRGALIVSNALTIFGQGAFFIAIESYLNKNIKVNKLKTILATGIIVLIYFSVFSEITVLRMLTTSIVLLVFSVLIVRRLYLSKSDDNKDNMNFMIATFSINAFYWITRATIVIFILPTHPEIYDIILIFSYIMVLLVCTLGTLGLIFLINKNLVEREEKERLKAEKERLKFLTIIETSPDLILVSKLSDGEIVLANKVFLDTLGYHTDEVVAKTTLELNIWENSEARAKFANDLKINKRLNHYESNFVRKDGTKFIGSMSVTTITIEDEEFIIGIVRDVTELKEIEEILQESKNKFETIAMSSASWEAWFDEKGVLVWTNDLIEAITGFTAEEGFAKNDLIRNLLISDDSQETLDEKFKTTLELQRGGSSEARIKSKDGSCKWILINWRPVISDKKDFKGFRTSIVDITEKKKAEFAAAELAQQLKKEKEVAEKNSLTDGMTGLANRRYLDEQIMLEYFRMKRTGEKLSIIMIDVDFFKLYNDAYGHLQGDECLKMVAKVLKTTIKRATDIAARYGGEEFVVLLPDTDEIGAIKVAETLRANVEAMKMEHKDSRISDVVTVSIGVATFDKHSLVAPENLVQKADEALYEAKNSGRNKVMPRAEELKVLDSSDFLKVVWSSKFESGHEGIDAQHKELFDDSNEIFESILSIKTKEEQLESLMKIMDDLKEHFDYEEEVLREIGYPEVNYHAVSHMNLINNAKLFIDKFQKDEVEIIEVLNFIIFEVIADHLYRQDRLYFPYLEKV; this comes from the coding sequence TTGAATTTTGATGTATACAGTGCAACAATAGGGATAACTATTGCTATAGTATTTCAATTTATAGCACTTATTTTTCATGTTAAAATGCATAAAAAAGAGCAGTTTATAATGTGGTGGGTTCTAGGGATGGGACTTAGCGTTGTAGGTTTGTTGACTATATATTTAAGGACGTTTCCTTCTTTAAATAGAGGAGCTCTTATAGTATCAAATGCACTTACGATTTTTGGTCAGGGAGCTTTTTTTATAGCAATTGAATCGTATTTAAATAAAAATATAAAAGTAAATAAATTAAAAACAATTCTAGCCACAGGAATTATAGTATTAATATACTTTTCTGTATTCTCAGAGATTACAGTATTGCGCATGTTAACCACATCTATAGTTTTGTTAGTTTTTTCTGTTTTAATAGTCAGAAGACTTTATTTATCCAAGTCGGATGACAACAAAGATAATATGAATTTTATGATAGCAACTTTTTCTATTAATGCTTTTTACTGGATTACTAGAGCTACGATTGTGATTTTTATTTTACCAACTCATCCCGAAATTTACGACATAATATTGATATTTAGCTATATTATGGTGCTTTTAGTGTGCACTTTAGGAACTTTGGGTCTAATATTTCTTATTAATAAAAATCTTGTAGAGAGAGAAGAAAAAGAACGTCTGAAGGCAGAAAAAGAAAGACTTAAGTTTTTAACTATAATTGAAACGAGTCCTGATTTAATATTAGTATCAAAACTGTCTGACGGAGAGATAGTACTTGCAAATAAAGTTTTTTTAGATACTTTAGGATATCATACTGATGAAGTAGTTGCTAAAACTACTTTAGAACTAAATATATGGGAAAACAGTGAGGCGAGAGCAAAGTTTGCAAATGATTTAAAAATAAATAAAAGATTAAATCACTATGAAAGTAATTTTGTAAGAAAAGATGGCACAAAATTTATTGGGAGCATGTCTGTGACTACTATTACTATAGAGGATGAAGAATTTATTATAGGTATAGTAAGAGATGTGACAGAGCTTAAAGAAATAGAGGAAATACTTCAAGAAAGTAAAAATAAGTTTGAAACTATTGCTATGAGCTCTGCTTCTTGGGAAGCTTGGTTTGATGAAAAAGGAGTACTAGTTTGGACCAATGATTTGATTGAAGCCATTACAGGGTTTACAGCAGAAGAAGGCTTTGCAAAGAATGATTTAATTAGAAATCTATTAATATCAGATGATAGTCAAGAGACTTTAGACGAGAAATTTAAAACTACTCTTGAACTACAAAGAGGTGGTAGCTCAGAAGCTAGAATAAAAAGTAAGGATGGGAGCTGCAAGTGGATATTAATAAATTGGAGACCTGTAATTAGCGATAAAAAAGACTTTAAGGGATTCAGAACGAGTATAGTTGATATAACAGAAAAGAAAAAAGCTGAATTTGCAGCTGCAGAGTTAGCCCAGCAACTTAAAAAGGAAAAGGAAGTTGCTGAAAAAAATTCTCTTACAGATGGTATGACAGGGCTGGCTAACAGAAGATATTTAGATGAGCAGATTATGCTTGAATATTTTAGAATGAAGCGTACTGGTGAAAAATTATCGATTATTATGATTGATGTAGATTTTTTCAAGCTATACAACGACGCTTATGGACACCTTCAAGGCGATGAGTGTCTAAAAATGGTAGCGAAAGTTCTAAAGACAACTATAAAAAGAGCTACAGATATAGCTGCAAGATATGGAGGAGAGGAGTTTGTAGTTCTGCTTCCAGACACCGATGAGATAGGAGCTATAAAGGTGGCTGAAACTTTAAGAGCAAATGTTGAGGCTATGAAGATGGAGCACAAGGATTCGAGAATCTCTGATGTAGTTACAGTTAGTATAGGCGTGGCTACTTTTGATAAGCATAGCCTTGTTGCACCTGAAAATTTAGTTCAAAAAGCAGATGAAGCTCTTTATGAAGCAAAAAATTCAGGAAGAAATAAGGTGATGCCGCGTGCTGAGGAATTAAAAGTACTAGATTCATCAGATTTTTTAAAGGTAGTATGGTCATCGAAGTTTGAATCAGGACATGAAGGAATAGATGCTCAACATAAGGAGTTGTTTGACGACTCTAATGAAATATTTGAATCGATACTTTCCATTAAAACTAAAGAAGAGCAACTTGAATCTCTTATGAAGATTATGGATGATTTGAAGGAGCATTTTGATTATGAGGAAGAAGTTTTAAGAGAAATAGGTTATCCTGAAGTGAATTATCACGCAGTATCTCATATGAATTTAATAAATAATGCTAAGCTTTTTATTGATAAGTTTCAAAAAGATGAAGTTGAAATTATAGAGGTGCTTAATTTTATTATATTTGAAGTAATAGCAGATCATCTTTATAGACAAGATAGACTGTATTTTCCATATCTAGAAAAAGTATAA
- a CDS encoding HRDC domain-containing protein — translation MNIFNKMDRVEFLRESNEASDYIEKLKLLENKASGDIKSKIEKEIKICTWGMLGEKNIAFELRNSGIPMYVLHDVNIEIEDLTAQIDYIVVTRKLNFIIECKNLIGDIEIDNNGNFLRKYTFKGKQIKEGIYSPITQNQRHLEVLKKVKKDSFNDNFLFKMGIDKTFDLFNKSIVVLSNPKTILNAKYAKKDVKDQVIRADQLIKHMKFHINQSKEFASSDKQMLSIANDFLNLHNQSKSSFEKRYQEFASAVGVDYAQDFGIDNITKDTSINKSANSAYLSNSGYNNFFDNAVEENLNDIEPKQELENKTIDIDKLRAELKEMRLKTSRKENIKPYFIFNDKQMDDLIDKYPKSKEALVKVSGFGEKKAEKYGEEILSILAKFDCN, via the coding sequence ATGAATATATTTAATAAAATGGATAGAGTGGAGTTTCTAAGAGAAAGCAATGAAGCGAGTGATTATATAGAAAAATTGAAACTATTAGAAAACAAAGCTTCTGGAGATATAAAATCCAAAATTGAAAAAGAAATAAAAATTTGCACATGGGGAATGCTCGGAGAAAAAAATATAGCATTTGAATTAAGAAATAGTGGGATACCGATGTATGTGCTTCATGATGTGAATATTGAAATTGAAGATTTGACTGCACAAATAGATTATATAGTTGTGACAAGAAAGCTTAATTTTATTATTGAGTGCAAAAACTTAATTGGGGATATAGAAATAGACAATAATGGTAATTTTCTTAGAAAATATACCTTCAAAGGGAAACAAATTAAAGAAGGTATTTATTCTCCTATAACTCAAAATCAAAGACATTTAGAAGTACTAAAGAAAGTAAAAAAAGATTCATTTAATGATAATTTTTTATTTAAAATGGGGATAGATAAAACTTTTGATTTATTTAATAAGTCAATTGTGGTTTTATCGAACCCCAAAACTATATTAAATGCTAAATATGCTAAAAAGGATGTCAAAGACCAAGTAATAAGAGCAGACCAACTAATAAAGCATATGAAATTCCATATAAATCAATCTAAGGAATTCGCATCAAGTGATAAACAAATGCTTAGTATTGCTAATGATTTTTTGAATCTTCATAATCAGAGTAAATCTTCTTTTGAAAAGCGCTATCAGGAATTTGCTAGTGCAGTTGGAGTGGATTATGCACAAGATTTTGGGATTGATAACATAACTAAAGATACTAGTATTAATAAATCAGCAAATTCAGCCTACCTTAGTAACAGTGGATACAATAACTTTTTTGATAATGCTGTTGAAGAAAATTTAAATGATATAGAGCCAAAACAAGAATTAGAAAATAAAACTATAGATATCGATAAATTACGGGCGGAACTTAAAGAGATGAGATTAAAAACTAGCAGAAAAGAAAATATAAAACCCTATTTTATTTTTAATGATAAACAAATGGATGACTTAATTGATAAATATCCTAAAAGCAAAGAGGCTTTGGTAAAGGTTTCTGGATTTGGAGAGAAAAAAGCTGAAAAATATGGAGAAGAGATTTTGAGTATCTTAGCTAAATTTGATTGTAATTAA
- a CDS encoding ABC transporter permease, whose translation MMDSIIKTKSYIKTVLIIGFWIMVWQIGYIIVGRDLYLPAPFQVFSRLTELGAEKAFWTSIIYSVYRVGLGVILSIILGIAVGIISGMNDLVYEILNPAMVAIKSTPVMSFIILALIWFSSTNSPIFICFLMCFPLVWTNTDAGIRNVDKKLLEMAHIYDVSKKQIIKKIYLPSLKPYFVSSSVQALGLGWKVTVAAEVLSNPRHSIGGNLYAAKAYLDIPGLFAWTITVIGLSYIFEVFFVSLMNKKIGSERL comes from the coding sequence ATGATGGATTCTATTATCAAAACTAAAAGCTATATAAAGACTGTATTAATTATAGGATTTTGGATAATGGTGTGGCAGATAGGCTATATCATAGTGGGTAGGGATTTATATCTCCCTGCCCCTTTTCAAGTGTTTTCAAGATTAACGGAGCTTGGAGCTGAAAAGGCATTTTGGACTTCTATAATATATTCAGTATATAGAGTAGGTCTAGGAGTTATCTTGTCGATAATCTTAGGGATAGCTGTTGGAATAATCTCTGGAATGAATGATTTGGTCTATGAGATACTAAATCCAGCTATGGTTGCTATTAAATCTACGCCTGTTATGTCTTTTATAATACTTGCATTGATTTGGTTTTCATCTACAAACTCACCTATATTCATTTGTTTTTTGATGTGTTTTCCTCTAGTGTGGACAAATACTGATGCAGGAATAAGGAATGTAGATAAAAAATTGCTTGAAATGGCACATATATATGATGTAAGCAAAAAACAAATCATAAAGAAAATATATCTTCCTTCATTAAAGCCTTATTTTGTATCTAGCTCTGTGCAGGCACTAGGGCTAGGGTGGAAGGTTACTGTTGCAGCAGAGGTGCTCAGCAATCCGAGACATTCCATAGGAGGGAATCTATATGCAGCAAAGGCATACCTTGATATACCAGGGTTATTTGCTTGGACTATCACTGTGATAGGTCTTAGCTATATCTTTGAGGTTTTTTTTGTGAGCCTTATGAATAAAAAAATTGGAAGTGAAAGGTTATGA
- a CDS encoding ABC-F family ATP-binding cassette domain-containing protein, producing the protein MSILNVKNLSHGFGDRAIFDNVSFRLLKGEHIGLIGANGEGKSSFMKIITHQIEPDAGVIEWSKRVRVGYLDQHTVLEKGMTIRDALKGAFKYLYDLEEEMNQIYGKMGDVDENELNIMLEDVGNIQDILDHNDFYIIDSKVEEIARGLGIADIGLDKQVNDLSGGQRTKILLAKLLLEKPDILLLDEPTNYLDEQHIEWLKRYLQEYENAFILISHDMAFLNSVINLIYHMENQKLDRYVGSYDDFMKVYEAKKSQLESAYKKQQQEIEDLKDFVQRNKARVATRNMAMSRQKKLDKMDVIELAKDRPKPEFNFKMSRASGKLIFETKDLVIGYDEPLSKPLNLRMERGQKIALMGANGLGKTTLLRSILGEIPPVSGSVEMGDYLYIGYFEQEMKEANYNTCIEEVWGEFPSMDQRDIRAALAKCGLTTKHIESKIVVLSGGEQAKVRLCKLINNETNLLVLDEPTNHLDVDAKDELKRALKAYKGSILLICHEPEFYQDIVSDVWNCETWTTKIV; encoded by the coding sequence ATGAGTATTTTAAATGTAAAAAATTTGAGTCATGGATTTGGAGACAGAGCTATATTTGACAATGTGTCATTTAGGTTATTAAAAGGAGAGCATATAGGATTAATCGGTGCCAATGGAGAGGGAAAATCCAGCTTCATGAAGATAATCACTCACCAGATTGAGCCAGATGCCGGAGTCATAGAGTGGTCAAAACGTGTGAGGGTAGGCTATCTAGACCAGCATACAGTTCTTGAAAAAGGTATGACTATAAGAGATGCATTAAAAGGCGCGTTCAAATATTTATATGACCTAGAGGAAGAGATGAACCAAATCTATGGAAAAATGGGAGATGTCGATGAAAACGAGCTAAATATAATGCTTGAAGATGTAGGAAACATACAGGACATTTTGGACCATAACGATTTTTACATTATAGACTCAAAGGTGGAAGAAATAGCAAGAGGACTAGGAATAGCTGATATAGGGCTAGATAAACAAGTAAACGACTTAAGTGGTGGTCAAAGAACAAAAATTCTGCTTGCAAAATTGCTACTAGAAAAACCTGATATTCTCCTTCTAGATGAGCCTACGAACTACTTAGATGAACAGCATATAGAATGGCTTAAGCGTTATCTTCAGGAATACGAAAATGCTTTTATTTTGATATCCCATGATATGGCGTTTTTAAATAGTGTAATCAACTTAATTTATCATATGGAAAACCAAAAGCTAGATAGATATGTGGGTAGCTATGATGACTTTATGAAAGTATACGAAGCCAAAAAATCACAGCTAGAATCTGCTTATAAAAAACAACAGCAAGAGATAGAGGACTTGAAGGATTTTGTTCAGAGGAATAAAGCTAGAGTTGCAACTAGAAATATGGCTATGTCTAGACAGAAGAAGCTAGACAAAATGGATGTAATAGAGCTAGCGAAAGATAGACCTAAGCCAGAGTTTAACTTCAAAATGTCTAGAGCATCAGGCAAGCTTATATTTGAAACAAAAGACCTTGTGATAGGATATGATGAGCCACTTTCAAAGCCACTGAACCTGCGTATGGAAAGAGGACAGAAAATAGCTCTTATGGGAGCCAATGGCCTTGGAAAGACTACTCTTCTAAGAAGTATACTAGGTGAGATTCCACCTGTTTCTGGCTCAGTTGAGATGGGGGACTATCTGTATATAGGATATTTCGAGCAAGAGATGAAGGAAGCAAACTATAATACTTGTATAGAAGAAGTATGGGGAGAATTCCCTTCTATGGACCAAAGAGACATAAGAGCAGCTCTTGCAAAATGTGGACTTACTACCAAGCATATAGAAAGTAAGATAGTGGTGCTAAGTGGTGGAGAGCAAGCGAAAGTAAGACTTTGCAAGCTAATCAACAACGAAACTAATCTACTAGTTCTAGATGAGCCGACAAACCACCTTGATGTAGATGCAAAAGATGAGCTTAAAAGAGCACTAAAAGCTTACAAAGGAAGCATACTTTTGATATGCCATGAGCCTGAGTTTTATCAAGATATAGTATCTGATGTATGGAACTGTGAGACATGGACTACAAAAATCGTATAG
- a CDS encoding zinc ribbon domain-containing protein yields MNEQNDKNEISSQRKGLYYTGLVLVVIGIMMFMSTFVLSMMNPFGGNPFMNAVIGMIMIMIGNVLMAVGRRGLAGSGIILDPNQAREDLKPYSKQAGGMINDALEEVDVIHNIKDDSQTIKIRCRNCKGLNDENARYCNHCGKEL; encoded by the coding sequence ATGAATGAGCAAAATGATAAAAATGAAATTTCATCACAAAGAAAAGGACTTTATTATACTGGATTAGTGCTTGTGGTGATAGGGATAATGATGTTTATGTCTACCTTTGTTCTATCTATGATGAATCCTTTCGGTGGAAATCCGTTTATGAATGCAGTTATAGGGATGATTATGATAATGATAGGAAATGTGCTTATGGCTGTGGGAAGAAGAGGACTAGCAGGGAGTGGTATAATTCTTGACCCGAATCAAGCTAGAGAAGATTTAAAACCTTATTCTAAACAAGCTGGTGGAATGATAAACGATGCACTAGAAGAAGTGGATGTGATTCACAATATAAAAGATGATTCGCAGACTATAAAAATAAGATGTAGAAATTGCAAAGGACTAAATGATGAAAATGCTAGATATTGTAATCACTGTGGTAAAGAGTTATGA